GGTTACTGAAGTTGGCCTCAATCATGTTGGCTTAATCTTAGGTATAGAGATGTCGCGTCTTGCTCGCTCATCTAAGGACTGGCATCAACTATTAGAAATTTGTGCCTTGTTCGGAACGCTGATTGCAGACCTTGATGGCATCTATGATCCCAGTCAGTATAATGACCGTCTCCTGTTGGGGTTAAAAGGAACCATGAGTGAAGCAGAGCTCCACATTCTCAAACAGCGATTGGTTCAAGGCAAACACGCAAAAGCTCAACGGGGAGAATTAGGCTTTAGCGTGCCTATTGGTTATGTCCGTCATCCTTCTGGAGTCGTTCAATTTGACCCAGACGAACAGGCTCAGCAAATTGTAAAACTCATCTTCCGAAAATTTGAAGACCTCGGTACACTCCACGGTGTTCTTCGCTATTTAGTAACCCATCAAATTCAAATTGGAGTCCGGGTACTATCTGGTGCACATAAAGGTGATCTAGAGTGGCGACGACCCACTCGAGCAACATTACAGTGCTTACTGAAAAACCCTGCTTATGCTGGGGCATACGCTTATGGTCGCAAACAAATTGATCCTCGAAAAAAGAAAGCAGGACGTCCCCGTACGGGATCAGTCGTTCAACCCCCTGAGAATTGGTTGGTATTAATTAAAGACCATCATCCTGCTTACATTGGTTGGGAGCAATACCAGCGGAATGTCTCTCAACTACAATCTAATCGAAACCGTGCGAAGGAAGTTGGGGTAGCACGCCCAGGAACAGCGCTGCTATCTGGCCTCCTCAGATGTGGCAAATGTGGTAGCTATATGATGATCCACTATCCACAAAAGGGGCATCATCAGTATGTCTGCCGCCAAGAGGCTGTCAATTATGGCGGTGTTCTCTGTCAAAGTTTGTCAGGACCTTGTTTAGATATATACGTCTCCAAACAAGTGTTGCAGGCATTAAAACCTGCGGCCTTAGAATTAGCACTTGCTGCGACGATGCATTTAGAGCAGGACCATTTAGAGCTTAATCAGCTTTGGCAACACCGCTTGGAGCGAGCTACATTTGAAGCGGAACGAGCAGGCCGACATTATCGTTTGGTCGAACCTGAAAATCGATTAGTCGCTCGACAATTAGCTCAAGACTGGGAAGCCAAATTACAAGCACATCAAGATCTTCAACAAGAGTATAACCGCTTCTGTTCCCAGCAATCTCAATCACTATCCGCTGATGAGAAACAGGCCATTCGGCAACTGGCTGAAGATTTACCTGCACTTTGGAAAGCAGAAACCACTACACAAATTCAACGCAAAGAAATTATTCGGCAAGTGATTCAAAACATCAGCGTGAATATCATTGGCAAAAGTGAACACGCTCAAGTGGTGATTGAGTGGGTAGGAGGGGACTCCACCCATGATCAAATTACCCGTCCGGTTGCCCATTGGACTCAGCTAAGTTTCTATCCCCAACTATGTGAAAAACTAGAACAGTGTGCTGAAGAAAACTTGAGTACAGATGAAATTATTGATTGCCTACACCAAGCTGGATTCCATCCCCCCAAACGTCGCCAAACGTTCAACCGACAAATTGTCCAGACGTTGATGCGGCGCTTAAGCATAGGTTCTCATCCTGTTATGCATAAACGAGCTGCTCTTGGAGAGAATGAGTGGTGGCTGCCTGATTTAGCAAAACATTTAGAGATGCCAAGGGTCACACTTTACCACTGGCTCAGACGGGGATGGGTCAAAGCACGACAGCAGTCTGAACACTCTAGATGTTGGATTGTCTGGGCTGATCAGGCAGAAGTAGACCGATTGAAACGTTATCGACAATCCCCTGTAGGTGAGACTCTAAGGCAACGATGGAAAGGCGAAGTTCCCGATATAGCTATCTGTCCTGATGGAACCGAAATTCCCAAACTGTAAAATTCTTAAGGTAAAGGTCTTATGTCACAAAATTATTCTTCGTCTATGCGACCTCAACGGAAAAACTCTGATGTCTATAGGGGCATCAAGGCTGGCACATCTCAATTCTCCACCTGAATTTGTACCATTCCAGAATTTGTAGCGCTTGCTCAAGGGATTCCACCGTGTGAGTGGTCAATAAGCGCCAATGAATCGGGTTCTGACCTTTGGGCGTTGTCTGTTCTACCGCTTCGATGGCATACAGTTGAATACTCGGTGGATAGTCCAATTCCTTCAAATGTTCAGGTCGTTGAATTTTGACTGGAGCACAGCGGATCAGTAGCTTTGCATCTCTAGCCATCCGCTGAGTACGGGATTCGTACTCAATCGTAATCGTGGTAAATCCAATCCCCCACCGTGATTTGAGATATCCATAGAGTGATTTGGATTGACCTAGCAGACGACGGTCTTGACGAACCCTGACTAGGAGATGATTGAATGCATCGGGAACCGTTGCCCACTCTTCATATAAGTCCGATTCTCGGTCACCGATATGAGTGACCAGGCTAGCCCCTCCTGTCTTCAGACAGTGTTGACTTCGCTCAGCAGATGCTAACCATTTGAAGGATTCTTTCTCCTCAATCGGCAGGTTTTGATATCCTCCTCTATCTTTGACGGTTGGACGATTCGGGTCCCGAGTCCACAGTTGAAGTGCACTCAATCCTAACGGGAAACCAGTCCCTGCATCTAAGGCGAGGGTCGGGTGAATAAAAAAGCCCACATCGCGATCATTGCCGACAACACCCAACTCTTCTAGCTTTAAGCGTCCTGAATGAGATTGTAAGTTGACCTCACTTGTATCACTGACGGCTAAAACGTGTCGTCCTTTGACTTGTTGCTGGCAGTGGTCACAGAGGCTTTTGACCAACTCAGATATGGACACGTTTTCATTCTCTAAGAAGCGATAGAAGCCCACTTGCTCTGCGCGACCTTGGCTGATTTGACGGATGCTTACGCTCTGATGGTGATGAATGGCATCGAATAATGAAGCCCCCTTTTGAGCAAACGAAGGTCGCCAAAGGTAGTTCCATTAATCAGTTCTTCGTGCACCAAAATAGGATTTTCCATATCTATGAGGATGCTCTATACGACTTCACTACAGTCTAATTCAGACTTGTGTGTACACCGTAGCTTGAAGCCCTCGGTGAAGCCTTGCTCGACTTTACGGAATCTACTGACCTAATAAATTGGCTGGAGCAACACCACACCAATTAACAAGTTTTCAGCTCAGTCAGACGCACAGTGGACACGTCGGCATGTTGAGCTAAATACGAAATAATTTGTACCACAGAGAACGAACTTCAAGATCACACTATTAGATCTGAGGTTTTAATTCCAGATTTTTGACTAAAATCTGTATTACACGAAAAATTACACTAAAAAATGACTGTCTTAGGCTCGTTTCTAGAATTCTTTCCCCGATTGACTTTGGAGATTCCAGTGTTCGCTGGTGGTCCTGGCCGATCAATCCATAACTCAAGATACTGATCCACCTTTATCAAAAGCTTCCGAAGGTTCTGATAGGGAATGTCGCCTTCACGCTGAAGGCGACCCACAACAATCCCTGGATGTCGTTGTTGAATTCCGGCAAATGCCTGAACCTTCTTCGCGGAGAAGTAAGGTGAAGTTTGCTCTACAAAATGCTCTAATGCGACCGGATCAAGTAGCCAGTCAGCAGCTAACTGATTCGCTTCAGTCTCTTCCTGATTCACTGCCAGATTATCTAAATTATCTAAATAGCTACCCTTGTGCTGGGCAACAATGTGGCCTAATTCATGCAACAGCGTAAACCAAAAGCTATCGATGCGATTGTGGCGTAGTGTTAGGGCAACAACAGGCTTGTTCTCTAGATAGAACGCTGCACCATCAAGATAAGTTTTCTTCAAATGAGGCACAATTGCAAAATGAACACCAAGACTTAGAAGCTTTTTAGGAACAAGAGCTAGAGCCTCGGCCTCAGAAGTATAAGTCAAGATTTCTGGCAGGGCTGCTTTCAATTTTTTGGGTTCAAAAGTTGCCACCTCTTGCTGAGTGACAAGATTTTCAACTCGCTTAACCCATGCTATTTGAGCTTGTACTTCTGGATCACGGTCTTCGGACTGACGACAACTTACGGCGAGTTTCGGGGGTTCATCAATATCCTCAATTCCAAAAAATTGGCAAAGCTGTCTTTCGAGTTCGATCACTGAATCAGTTGCAACAATCCACCCCTGCTTAATCATCTCTGTAATAGGTGCGAGACTATAAAGATAGCTTTTACGGGCAATCTCGCTATCAAATGAAGGACCATTTGCATCTTTCTTCGCTACAAACAAACGATATTTAGCCTCTAAGTTGGTCCAAAGCTCAGCAGATGTTCCTAATGCCTCTGCTAACTCGATTGCAGTTTCTGGAGTGATTTGCTTATTCCCCTTTACGATTCCGCTAATCGTTTGAGCTGGTCGCCCCATGATTTCGGCTAAATCTTTTTGTGTCCATCCCCTAGCCTCCAATTCACGATGCAAAATACGCCCAGGCGGTGACACTCTTGCAGGTATCAATGTCTGGCTCATGCGTCTCCCTCTTAGTTCGTTTTAAGTTAGTGATAGTCTTCAATATCAATGATCAATAGAAAATTACCGTCTTTATCCTTCACTATTGAGACAATTAATCGCCATTGCTTGTTTAATCGGCTCTCCGGTAATTAGCGTGGTGACACCCTACATATAGTGTTTATTCCTTAGTCATCTCCTATGGAATGATCTGAGGAGGTACTTCAGAACGAGAGTGTCATGGATAACTCAATTCGCATTCCCCTCAACCTTCCCGATGTTCAAGTTCTAGAGCTATCGAAGACGGAACGAGGGATTGGCTGATCAAAATTGAGAGTACTCTGCAAGGAACAACCTGCCACAAATGTGGACATGAGATTACTGACCTTCACTGCCATGATCAGGCTCTTCGAATTCGTCACTTGCCATTGTTCGAAGTACCAGTGTATTTAGAAATTCGGCCCAAGCGCTATCGATGCGGGTATTGCGATGACCATCCCACAACAACTCAACGCTTAGAATGGCATGAACCTCGCAGTCCCAATACAAAAGCTTATGAGCATTGGCTTCTGCGTATCCTGATCAACT
The genomic region above belongs to Acaryochloris marina S15 and contains:
- a CDS encoding IS4 family transposase, encoding MSISELVKSLCDHCQQQVKGRHVLAVSDTSEVNLQSHSGRLKLEELGVVGNDRDVGFFIHPTLALDAGTGFPLGLSALQLWTRDPNRPTVKDRGGYQNLPIEEKESFKWLASAERSQHCLKTGGASLVTHIGDRESDLYEEWATVPDAFNHLLVRVRQDRRLLGQSKSLYGYLKSRWGIGFTTITIEYESRTQRMARDAKLLIRCAPVKIQRPEHLKELDYPPSIQLYAIEAVEQTTPKGQNPIHWRLLTTHTVESLEQALQILEWYKFRWRIEMCQP
- a CDS encoding HigA family addiction module antitoxin, translating into MSQTLIPARVSPPGRILHRELEARGWTQKDLAEIMGRPAQTISGIVKGNKQITPETAIELAEALGTSAELWTNLEAKYRLFVAKKDANGPSFDSEIARKSYLYSLAPITEMIKQGWIVATDSVIELERQLCQFFGIEDIDEPPKLAVSCRQSEDRDPEVQAQIAWVKRVENLVTQQEVATFEPKKLKAALPEILTYTSEAEALALVPKKLLSLGVHFAIVPHLKKTYLDGAAFYLENKPVVALTLRHNRIDSFWFTLLHELGHIVAQHKGSYLDNLDNLAVNQEETEANQLAADWLLDPVALEHFVEQTSPYFSAKKVQAFAGIQQRHPGIVVGRLQREGDIPYQNLRKLLIKVDQYLELWIDRPGPPANTGISKVNRGKNSRNEPKTVIF
- a CDS encoding recombinase family protein — protein: MNSKIELGIWTSEKLQPHHLERLAIVYVRQSTLQQVVNHQESTRLQYGLVHRAETLGWNRKRVLTIDDDLGKSGSSAEGRVGFQRLVTEVGLNHVGLILGIEMSRLARSSKDWHQLLEICALFGTLIADLDGIYDPSQYNDRLLLGLKGTMSEAELHILKQRLVQGKHAKAQRGELGFSVPIGYVRHPSGVVQFDPDEQAQQIVKLIFRKFEDLGTLHGVLRYLVTHQIQIGVRVLSGAHKGDLEWRRPTRATLQCLLKNPAYAGAYAYGRKQIDPRKKKAGRPRTGSVVQPPENWLVLIKDHHPAYIGWEQYQRNVSQLQSNRNRAKEVGVARPGTALLSGLLRCGKCGSYMMIHYPQKGHHQYVCRQEAVNYGGVLCQSLSGPCLDIYVSKQVLQALKPAALELALAATMHLEQDHLELNQLWQHRLERATFEAERAGRHYRLVEPENRLVARQLAQDWEAKLQAHQDLQQEYNRFCSQQSQSLSADEKQAIRQLAEDLPALWKAETTTQIQRKEIIRQVIQNISVNIIGKSEHAQVVIEWVGGDSTHDQITRPVAHWTQLSFYPQLCEKLEQCAEENLSTDEIIDCLHQAGFHPPKRRQTFNRQIVQTLMRRLSIGSHPVMHKRAALGENEWWLPDLAKHLEMPRVTLYHWLRRGWVKARQQSEHSRCWIVWADQAEVDRLKRYRQSPVGETLRQRWKGEVPDIAICPDGTEIPKL